In Lentimicrobiaceae bacterium, the DNA window CAGGATTAGGATATATTTTTGGAACCCCTTTTTTATATTCAGGCAACCTAATACCTATGGCAGCGCCCACCGCTTTTTGTTTTCTGTTTCTGGGATGCGGACTGATTGCCATATCGGGAAGCCGGACGTTTGTCCTGCGTCATTTCAGCGGAAATACGGCAAGCGCCAGGGTGCTGCGAACCATTCTTCCACTCATCGTGGCTGGAATTCTGTTCGACAGCTTTCTTCAACATTTTCTCACCAGTTATCTCCATATCAATCCGGCTCTGCTTTTGGCTTTGCTTACCATCATCCTGGTCATTTTAACCAGCATTGTCATTATTAATGTTACCCGTATCATTTTCCGGAATGCCGACAAAGAGGAGGGAAAACGTATTCTTGCCGAAAAAGCATTACGCGAAAGCGAAGAAAAATTCCGTGCCATTTTCGAGAATAATTCTTCGGCTCTTGCCATTATTGAGCCGGATACTACTATTTCGATGGTCAACGATGCCTATTGCCTGATGAGCGGCTATAGCCACGAAGAGGTCGTAGGCATGAGTTGGACCCTGCACATCCCTCCCGGAGATCTTGAAAGGCTGAAGGAATATAACCGGATACGGCTTACTAATCCGAATGAAGCTCCCGATAAGTATGAATTTATGTTCTATCATAAAAACGGAAAAATAAAACATGGGCTGATGTCGGTGGCAATGATTAAAAGTTATCGTAAAATCATTGTTTCCTTTACCGACATCACCGAACGCAAACAAAACGAACTGGAACTCCTGAAATATTCCGAAGAACTAAAAGAAAGCAATGCCACCAAAGATAAATTTTTCTCCATCATTGCCCACGATCTGAAAAGCCCGTTTAATTCCATCATCGGATTTTCGGAATTGCTGATGGAAAACTATCGCGAGTATAGCGAAAAGGAAATTGAGGACAGCCTGAATACGATAAAGAAGTCTTCGCGCCAGGCATACGATTTGCTCGAAAATCTCCTCGTTTGGGCACGCTCCCAAACCGGCAAAATTGATTTTCGTCCCGAAACGTTTGCTTTATCTCAGGACATCAGCAATACTCTTGCCATTGCCCGCAGCATTGCCGGCAAGAAAAACATCCAAATTATCAATAATATTCAGGAGCCTTGTCTGGTTTATGCCGATAAAAACATGCTAAATACCATTTTGCGCAACCTGCTTGCCAATGCTATTAAATATACTCCCCGTAACGGTAGCATCATTATAGACTGCCGCCAACGTAACGGCAACATCGAATTTTTGGTGAAAGACAATGGCATCGGCATCCCCAAACAAAATATCGGACAACTTTTCAGGATCGACAGCAAATACAGTACTCCCGGCACCGAAAAAGAACAGGG includes these proteins:
- a CDS encoding PAS domain-containing sensor histidine kinase, with the translated sequence MSGKKKFANITSLRNIVFLSGAMVLLTGLVTLAGWISGNLALAGISDNYIPTSFASAICFILLGSILCLGICYSCQKKTRIVIAVIITIMAVYGFLQFSSVFFHADFFIDHLLFPVRGKIDNFPINRMSPYTGLLFFISNTAMLVKLFGKNKILSLSVVGTLGLIIAFAGFLAGLGYIFGTPFLYSGNLIPMAAPTAFCFLFLGCGLIAISGSRTFVLRHFSGNTASARVLRTILPLIVAGILFDSFLQHFLTSYLHINPALLLALLTIILVILTSIVIINVTRIIFRNADKEEGKRILAEKALRESEEKFRAIFENNSSALAIIEPDTTISMVNDAYCLMSGYSHEEVVGMSWTLHIPPGDLERLKEYNRIRLTNPNEAPDKYEFMFYHKNGKIKHGLMSVAMIKSYRKIIVSFTDITERKQNELELLKYSEELKESNATKDKFFSIIAHDLKSPFNSIIGFSELLMENYREYSEKEIEDSLNTIKKSSRQAYDLLENLLVWARSQTGKIDFRPETFALSQDISNTLAIARSIAGKKNIQIINNIQEPCLVYADKNMLNTILRNLLANAIKYTPRNGSIIIDCRQRNGNIEFLVKDNGIGIPKQNIGQLFRIDSKYSTPGTEKEQGTGLGLILCREFVEKHGGKIWAESEEGKGSAFSFTLPLH